CACCGTGATGCCCGTCAGCCCAAGCGGACTGCGAATCGCCAACCCTCCCGCATAGGCAACTCCAAGCAAGGCACTGGCCAGCAATAGAAAGCGTTCCTTCCCCAGGGGGCGTATCCAGAACAATCCCATCAAAATGCCGATGATGGAGACTCCAAAAAACACAGAGATGGTGGTTCCAATCTCCTGAGCGTCGATGCCAAGATCCACGCTCGCAGCACTGAGCAATGGTCCCATCTGTCCCATCATGAGACCCAGCGTCATGAATCCTGCCACTGATGACAGATCCTCACGTCCAATTCGATACAGCTTCATGCAAATGTTTGGGACGGGGAGCACTTCCCCACCCGATGGTTGGCATCCTTGATGATTGGCATGCCAATGGGCAGTCCAAAACGATCATGGCGGAAAAAAGTTTCCTTGAAATCGGGAAATGTCACGACCCTGTCCGCGCAGTCGAGTTCACCCATGGCACTGCAGCAAGGAGCACGCTCAATTCGCGCTGACTCAGATCGAATTCGGGATGCGGTGAAGGATTTCCATGCAGGCCCGACCATTGTGGTACGGGCATTTCCAAAACCCCAGTTTGCAGGCGTCGCGCAATGCATTTCCCGCAGCATCCACATGCCAGAACCACTCCCCGTGCTCCAGATCCCGGAGGTGATCCCTTGCAAAACACCACAGGCGCGTTGCCATTTCAAAGTAGCGGGCATCTCCCGTCAACTGGTAGGCATTGTAGAACCCGACAATTCCCTCGGCCTGCGGCCACCAGTGAAAGCTGGTATCCTTCACCCCGTGACCGATGTGCAATTCCTCCATCACCCCGCCTCCCGGTGCGATTCCCTGCTCAAGCGTGACCTCCGCCATCTGCAGGGCAACCGTTTTCACACGCTTCGCAAGAGCGGCATCACCCAGCACTTCGGCAGCCTCCCATAACAGCCACGAACCTTCAATGTCATGCCCGAAGGACACGTTGCGGTGCGTTGGATTCCAGTCCTCATCAAAAAACAGGCCAAAGTGAAAATCATCCTGCACGATCTTTTCCAGGCTGATTTCGATCAGATGTCGCAACTGCTGTTCCAGCCCTGCATCTTTCCAGTAGCGCAGCAGATTCGCATACGCCTCCAGGATGTGAAGGTGGGTATTCATGGTTTTGGGCGCGTTTTCATCCTTGTCGCTCAAACGAAGATCCTGCAAAGCACCCCAATCCCGGGCAAATGCCTCGTAGTATCCCCCACGCTTTGCATCAAATCCATGCTGTTCGATGGATCGGTACAGTGCCTGAGCCAGTTGCAGGGCTTCGGGCGTCTGCGTTGCGCCGTAATACTCGGAGCAGCCATAGACCGCAAATGCAATCGCGTAGAGCTGCTTGCGGTCGTTGGCCACACTGCCATCCGGATGCACCGACCAGAAAACGCCACCATGCTGCCGGTCAACGAAGTGCTGTGACAGGTAGGCAAAAGCACGATCTGCCATGTGGCGGTACGCTTCACAACCCGTTATGCGATGAGCCGCCGCAAAGGTCCAAAGGATGCGTGCATTGAGAATGGCACTGCGATCCGCTCCCGGAACAATCTGATTCTGATTGTCCAGTTCCCCGTGAAATCCTCCATGCGTCTCATCGACGGCATGCTCCATCCAGAACGACAGGATGCGTTCGAGTTCCGCACCCATTTCCATGCGCAAGGTCATTGGGTCCATGTCAATTTCCCTTGGTGTTGTTCCAGTGCACAAGCAAACTCAGGCCTTGCCCTGCAGAAAGGCCTTGTTGCGGTCGATCAGGGCATTGATCGTCTGCACCGAAGCCGCTGATCGCAGCTTGTCCTCCGGAGTGTGTATCGCGTAATCGAGCAACTTTTCCACGGTCGTGGTGGCCACATGCAGGCGCGTATCCGCCGAGGCGTAGTAGATGAAAATCGTGCCATCCTCATCACAAATCCAGCCGTTGGTGAATGCCACATTGGACACATCCCCGACACGCTCTGCTCCGCGAGGTCCGATCAGGTGTCCGCCCGGTTTGTAAATCACTCGGGTCAGGTCGTTCAGATCCGTCACAAACACATAGAGCACATAGCGAAGGCCCGCAGCAGTATTGCGCACACCGTGTGCGAGGTGCAACCAACCCTTGTCCGTCTTGATCGGTGCAGGTCCCTGTCCATTCTTGACTTCATATACAGTGTGGTACGCACGCTTATCGATGATGATCTCTTCATCAATCACGGCGTTGGTGATGTCATCCGTGAGTCCAAACCCAATGCCACCTCCCGAACCGGTGTCGATGAATCCATCCTGAGGACGGGTGTAGAAGGCATATTTTCCATCCACAAACTCAGGGTGCAGCACCACATTGCGCTGCTGCCCACCCGAAGTGCGAAGATCGGGCAGACGCTCCCAGTTCACCAAATCTCGGGTGCGGGCAATGCCTGCTGCCGCAACAGCACTGCTCGTATCCAGTTCCGGAGCCGATGGATCCTTACGCTCTGTGCAAAAGACCCCGTAGATCCATCCATCCTCATGCGAGACAAGGCGCACGTCATACACATTGGTGTCCGGATTATCCGTCTCTGGCATCGTGATCGGACGCTCCCAGAATCGGAAGTTGTCAATGCCATTCGGACTTTCGGCAATGGCAAGGAATGACTTTCGATCACTGCCTTCCACGCGCGCCGCCACCAGATATTTTCCCTGCCATTTCATCGCACCTGCATTCATGGTCGCATTGATCATCAAGCGTTCCATGCAGAACGGATTGGTTGCCGGATTCAGGTCAAAACGCCATTCAACGGGCGCATGAGCTGCCGTGAGTACCGGGTGCTCGTAGCGATCATAAATGCCATGGGTTTGCTCAACCTTGGCATTTGGGCGTTTGAGCAGAGCTTCGTGTTCCGCTCGAATGCGGGCGATTCGTTGTTCAAATGTTTCCATAAATTGATCTTTCGTCATCAGCAGCACCACCGCATGCATTGGAGCAACCATGCCCCAGCGTGCATTGCAGCGTTTATTGCCCGGGACTTCAGCACTCCATCCGCAGAACATGCCAAAGTGCGAATCATACTGCAATCGATGGGTCTGTAAAATGAGAAACCTTGTCATTCAATTGAATGAATGCTGCACGCATCGCTGCACTTCCTCATGCCGTTCGAATCGGGAGCTGAACAACCTCCACACCTCCCTTCAAATCGCAGTTTTTGCATCACTCAAAACTCTCCCTGCAGACGGGAATTTGCTGATTCCCCCAAGATTCCAACCGCGAAGATCCGGGATCGACTTTCGTTGTTTTTGGATTAATTTGCTCAGAAAAACATGCAAAACTTCATGATTCGACTGATTCATACTCCACTTCTGCTGCTGGCCCTGTGTGCCACATTTCAGCTCCACGCCGGTATGATGGGCTATCCGACCCTCGACCAGTATGCCGAGCGTACCCACCAGTACGGCGTCAAGTTAACGATTCCCGACTTTCCGGAAAGTGTGGAAGCCATTGAAGCAAGCGAAGCTGAGCTGCTCAAAATGCTCGATACCATTGGTGATCAAATTGCAGCACTGGAAGTCAGTGACCTCAGCTTTGACAATACCTTTGGCGCACTCGACTGGGGCAGCATGGAAATTACGAATCGCATCCTTCCGATTCGCATCGTCAACAATACACATGCCAATCCCGAAATTCGCGACGCTGCTTCCAAGGTGATCCAACGTTTCAGCGAAGCACAAATTGCGTTCAACTACCGGGAGGATGTCTATCTCAACCTCAAGGCATTCGCCGACAGCAATCCCTCACTGGATGATCAGGAGCAACGTCTCGTCGATGACATGCTGCTTGAGTATGAACGCCTGGGTTTCGATCTTCCCATCGAAGAACGGGCCAGAGTAGAAGCCCTGAACAAGGAACTGAGTGCTCTGTCCATCGCTTTTGGAGATCACATCCGTGAGGCCAATGAAGTCCTGGTCTTTACAAAGGAGGAACTCGCGGGTCTCAGCGACTCCTTTCTCGAAAGCATTCGCAATGTGGAAGGCGAATACGAAATTTTGCCCAACGTGACCCACCACGTGCTGACCGTTTTCAACCGTGCCGACTCGGAGGCCACAAGAAAGCGTGTCTTCGAAGCTCGGAACCGCCGGGCCATGGAGTCGAATCTCGAATTGCTCTCCAAGATGGTGAATGTTCGGGCCAGTCTGGCAAAAGCACTCGGATATGAAACCTGGGCAGATTATCGAACCGAAGTCCGCATGGCGCAAAACGGTGATCGCGCTCTCCACTTTCTCGAAGATCTCGCAGAACAGCTTGAACCCAAGTTCCAGCAGGAGCTGCAGTCCCTGCGGGAACGCAAAATCACCCATACGAATAACCCCGATGCTGAACTGCACGTCTGGGATGTGCGCTACTATCAACAGCAACAGCAGCAGGAAGAATATGCGGTCGATTCCGAATCCCTGCGAGCCTACTTCCCCTTCGAGCGTGCGGTGCAGGGCATGTTCCAAATCTATGAAAATGTCTTTGGCATCGTCATTGATGAAATCGAAAATCCCACCCCATGGGACCCCTCAGTCCCACTCTACATCATCAGCGATGCAGCAACAGAAAAACCACTGGGACTCTTTTACATGGATTCCTTCCCGCGCGAGGGGAAATTCAACCACTTCGCCAAGTTCAATATCATCCGCGCGGGAACCTTGCCCGATGGCACTTACCAGCGCCCCACAGTGGCACTCATCTGCAACTTTCCACCCCCTGGGGAAAACGAACCCGCCCTGCTCAGCTTTGAGGATGTCGAAACCCTCTTCCACGAGTTTGGACACTGCCTGCACTCGATCCTGACCGAATCCCGCTTTGCCCATTTTTCAGGCACATCGGTACCGCTCGATTTTGTCGAAGTTCCCTCGCAGGTGCTGGAGTTCTGGTTGGAGGACCCAGAAGTGCTGAACCTCTTCGCCGCACACTGGCAGGACCTCAGCCAAAAGCTGCCGGAGGGCATCGTGGAACGCATCAACGCTTCCCGGAAAGCCGAAGCAGGATGGTTTTACCGGCGCCAGCTTGCTTTCGGAATTCTCGATCTCACGCTGCACCACCAGACGGACCCGGAGGCGGTAACCCAGGACATTGCTGGTGTGACCAACCAAATCGTCGAGCGCATCTACATGCCCTTCCCCGAGCAGACCGCTCTGGTCGCATCCTTCGGGCACCTCGCTGGTTATGATGCAGGATACTACGGCTATGCGTGGGCTGATGTCATCGCAGCCGACATCGCAAACCAATTTGCAACCGCGCCCGGTGGTTT
The Puniceicoccaceae bacterium DNA segment above includes these coding regions:
- a CDS encoding M3 family metallopeptidase, with the protein product MIRLIHTPLLLLALCATFQLHAGMMGYPTLDQYAERTHQYGVKLTIPDFPESVEAIEASEAELLKMLDTIGDQIAALEVSDLSFDNTFGALDWGSMEITNRILPIRIVNNTHANPEIRDAASKVIQRFSEAQIAFNYREDVYLNLKAFADSNPSLDDQEQRLVDDMLLEYERLGFDLPIEERARVEALNKELSALSIAFGDHIREANEVLVFTKEELAGLSDSFLESIRNVEGEYEILPNVTHHVLTVFNRADSEATRKRVFEARNRRAMESNLELLSKMVNVRASLAKALGYETWADYRTEVRMAQNGDRALHFLEDLAEQLEPKFQQELQSLRERKITHTNNPDAELHVWDVRYYQQQQQQEEYAVDSESLRAYFPFERAVQGMFQIYENVFGIVIDEIENPTPWDPSVPLYIISDAATEKPLGLFYMDSFPREGKFNHFAKFNIIRAGTLPDGTYQRPTVALICNFPPPGENEPALLSFEDVETLFHEFGHCLHSILTESRFAHFSGTSVPLDFVEVPSQVLEFWLEDPEVLNLFAAHWQDLSQKLPEGIVERINASRKAEAGWFYRRQLAFGILDLTLHHQTDPEAVTQDIAGVTNQIVERIYMPFPEQTALVASFGHLAGYDAGYYGYAWADVIAADIANQFATAPGGFLDAEMGMRLRREIFEPGNSRDVNVSAERFLGRKPNNAAFVRSLGLDNDEGH
- a CDS encoding AGE family epimerase/isomerase; this translates as MDPMTLRMEMGAELERILSFWMEHAVDETHGGFHGELDNQNQIVPGADRSAILNARILWTFAAAHRITGCEAYRHMADRAFAYLSQHFVDRQHGGVFWSVHPDGSVANDRKQLYAIAFAVYGCSEYYGATQTPEALQLAQALYRSIEQHGFDAKRGGYYEAFARDWGALQDLRLSDKDENAPKTMNTHLHILEAYANLLRYWKDAGLEQQLRHLIEISLEKIVQDDFHFGLFFDEDWNPTHRNVSFGHDIEGSWLLWEAAEVLGDAALAKRVKTVALQMAEVTLEQGIAPGGGVMEELHIGHGVKDTSFHWWPQAEGIVGFYNAYQLTGDARYFEMATRLWCFARDHLRDLEHGEWFWHVDAAGNALRDACKLGFWKCPYHNGRACMEILHRIPNSI
- a CDS encoding glycosidase, producing METFEQRIARIRAEHEALLKRPNAKVEQTHGIYDRYEHPVLTAAHAPVEWRFDLNPATNPFCMERLMINATMNAGAMKWQGKYLVAARVEGSDRKSFLAIAESPNGIDNFRFWERPITMPETDNPDTNVYDVRLVSHEDGWIYGVFCTERKDPSAPELDTSSAVAAAGIARTRDLVNWERLPDLRTSGGQQRNVVLHPEFVDGKYAFYTRPQDGFIDTGSGGGIGFGLTDDITNAVIDEEIIIDKRAYHTVYEVKNGQGPAPIKTDKGWLHLAHGVRNTAAGLRYVLYVFVTDLNDLTRVIYKPGGHLIGPRGAERVGDVSNVAFTNGWICDEDGTIFIYYASADTRLHVATTTVEKLLDYAIHTPEDKLRSAASVQTINALIDRNKAFLQGKA